Genomic segment of Desulfovibrio sp.:
GAACCGGCGGACAATCCTTACCGGCCCTCCATCGACGCCCTTTTCGAAAGTCTGGCCAAAGCAGGACTTCCACCTGGTGTGGCCGTCCTGCTCACCGGCATGGGCAACGACGGAGCTCACGGACTGCTCACCCTCAAGAAGGCGGGGTGGTTCACCATTGCTCAAGATCAAAGCACAAGCGCCGTCTACGGCATGCCGAAGGCCGCCCGTGAACTTGGAGCTGCGGACCTGATCCTCCCGCTCTCGGCCATCGCCTCCCAGGCCGCCAAACACCTGCCCCGCCATGACTGATCCTTCCGCTGGCCCCGAACCATCGGTCACGGTGCTTTTGGTTGATGATCAGCCCATGGTGGCCGAGGCTGTGCGCCGCATGCTCGCCCCGGAAACCGACATCGCCTTCCACAGCGTTCAGGACCCGGCCAAAGCGCTGCCCGCCGCACTTGAAGCGCACCCCACAGTGGTGCTTTTGGATCTGGTCATGCCGGACATCGATGGGCTGACCCTGGTGAAATATTTCCGGGCGCATCCCAAGCTCAAAGACCTGCCCCTGGTTGTGCTTTCAACCAAGGAAGAGGCCGAAACCAAGGCCCAGGCCTTTGGCCTTGGAGCCAACGATTACCTGGTGAAACTGCCGGACCGCATAGAGCTGGTGGCCAGAATCCGACACCACTCCCAAGGCTACACGCGCCTGTTGGAAAGAAACCGGGCATACCAGGAGCTGGCGCGCCAGCTGGACCAGGCGGCGCAATATGTCCGGAACCTTCTGCCCAAACCGATTGAGGACGGGCCTATACGTACGCAGTGGCTTTTCGAGCCGTCGGCCCAGCTTGGAGGCGACGCCCTCGGGTATCATTTTATCGATGAATATCGCTTCGCCTTTTATCTCTTGGACGTGTGCGACCACGGCGTTGGCCCTGCCCTTCTCTCGGTCTCGGCGCTCAACGTGCTCAGGTCGCAGACGCTCCCCGGCGTGGATTTCGGCTCTCCAAGCCAGGTCATGGCCGGACTGAACATGGTATTTCCCATGTCCAAGCAGAACGACCTGTACTTCACCATATTCTATGGCGTGTACGATTCACGGACAAAGTCCATCCGCTTCGCAAGCGCGGGCCACCCTCCTCCCTTGCTGTTCCAGGCATCCGGCGAGGTGGAGGAACTGCGCTGCCAGAGCATCTTCATCGGAGCCATGCCCGGCGTGGACTTCAAGGAAGCTGAGATATCCGTGCACGCACCAGCTCGTCTGCTAGTTTTCTCCGACGGCGCGTACGAAATTCGACGCAAGAGCGCCGGAATGTGGAGCTACGAGGAATTCAAGGACTACGCAGCCTCCCAGGCCAACTCGTCCGGGCTTGAACTGGGAAGCGTGTTGTCCCACGTCCGGTCACTCTTGGAGCGTGAGGTCCTAGACGACGACCTGTCGATGTTAAAGATACTGTTCGAATAGACCGCTACTAGCGTTCGTTTTTTCACAATCAAAGTAGCACGTCTTTTATTTTCATAGCACTATCTGCGGTTTTCCCTCGCAAAACGGACTTTTCACCCTGTTTTTCTCACAAAATGACGAGTTGAACGTCCGTACTCCACAAGTTCCACTGGGTCCAAATACGACTTGTGCGCCAAGTCACAATTTCCACTAGAAAAGGACTTCAGGTTATGCTATGGAACTGTCCAGCCTAAGAAAGTCAGGTTTTATGCCTTTGGATTCACACCGGGGCGGCCTCTGTGGGGGAAGCCGCACGTGGTTTGCAATGAGGCTTTATCAACAACCAACCCAGCCAACCTGTAACGATTTGGGAGGTCCGTATGCGCGTATCCATTGGTCTTGCCAAGGACGACGCCGAAAAACGCTTGGAAGAAAAGGGCGTCTCCCGCCGCGACTTCATGAAGTTTTGCGCGGCGGTGGCAACAGCTCTCGGTATGGGGCCCGGCGCAGCCGCTGAAGTGGCCGCCGCCCTGACCGCGAAGAAACGCCCCAGCGTCATCTACTTGCACGGCGCAGAATGCACCGGCTGCTCCGAGGCCGTGCTGCGCACCTATGAACCCTTCATCGACGCCCTTATCCTCGACACCATAAGCCTCGACTACCATGAAACCATCATGGCCGCCGCTGGCGAAGCTGCCGAGAAGGCTTTGAACGACGCCATCAATTCCCCTGACGGTTTCGTCCTCGTGCATGAAGGCGCCATCCCCACCATCGGAAACGGTACCTGGGGCATGGTTGGCGGACATACCATGGCCGACAACCTGAAGAAATGCGCCGCCAAGGCCAAGGCCATCATCGCCATGGGCACCTGCGCCACCTTCGGCGGCGTCCAGGCCGCCAAGCCCAATCCCACCCAGGCCGTGTCCGTAAGCGAGTTCCTGGGCCGCAAGGACGTGATCAACATCGCCGGTTGCCCGCCCAACCCCATCAACTTCGTGGGCGCGGTTGTGGCTTTCCTGAAGGGCGACAAGATCGAGCTCGACTCTCTGCAGCGTCCCAAAGTGTTCTTCGGCAAGCTGGTGCACGACCTGTGCGAGCGTCTGCCCCACTTCGACAAGGGCGAATTCGCCAAGAGCTTCGACTCACCGGAAGCCAAGAAGGGCTGGTGCCTCTATGAGCTCGGTTGCCGCGGACCTGAGACCTACAATAACTGTCCCAAGGTTCTCTTCAACTCGACCAACTGGCCAGTGAAGGCTGGACACCCCTGCATCGGGTGCTCCGAGCCGAAGTTCTGGGACTCCATGTCCCCGTTCTATTCCGCCCGTTAGTCTGGTCCGCACGTAGCACGAACCGCAGCACACCTCACGGAGGAAAGACATGGCTGACAGCAAGCCTCAGATAATGAAAACGCCCCAGAGCTCCTTCACCGGCCCGGTAGTGGTCGACCCCGTCACCCGCATCGAGGGTCACCTGCGCATGGTGGTCGAGGTCGAAGGCGGCAAGATCAAAAATGCCTGGAGCTCCTCGCAGCTCTTCCGCGGCCTGGAAATCATCCTCAAAGGACGCGATCCCCGCGACGCCCAACACTTCACCCAGCGCTCCTGCGGCGTGTGCACCTACGTGCACGCCCTGGCCTCCACCCGCGCGGTGGACAACGCCGTTGGCGTGAACGTGCCTGAGAACGCCACCATCATGCGCAATCTGGTGATGGCTTCCCAGTACCTGCACGACCACATCGTGCACTTCTATCATCTGCACGCCCTTGACTGGGTGGATGTGACCAGCGCTCTGAAGGCCGACCCGGTCGCCGCCGCCAAGATCGCCAACTCCATCTCCAAGCGCAAGACCAAGCCCGAAGACCTGAAGGCCGTTCAGGACAGGGTGAAGGCCCTGGTCGATTCCGGCCAGCTGGGCATCTTCACCAACGCTTACTTCCTCGGCGGCCACCAGGCCTACTATCTGCCCCCCGAGGTGAACCTGATCGCCACGGCCCACTACCTGGAAGCCCTGCACCTGCAGGTGAAGGCCGCCAGGGCCATGGCCATCTTCGGCGCCAAGAACCCCCACACCCAGTTCACCGTGGTGGGCGGCTGCACCAACTACGACGCTCTGCGCCCCGAGCGCATCGCCGAGTTCATGACCCTGTTCAAGGAAGTGAACGCGTTCATCAACGAATGCTACATCCCCGACCTGCTGGCCGTGGCTTCCTACTACAAGGACTGGGGCGGCATCGGCGGCACCACCAACTTCATCTGCTTCGGCGAGTTCCCGCAGAAGGGCGAGCACGGCATGGCCGACCGCTTCCTGCCTGCCGGCTACATCATGAAGCGCGACCTGGCTGGTGTGAAGGACGTGGACCAGAAGCAGATCATGGAACACGTGGCCCACTCCTGGTACAAGGGCAACGAAGCCAAGCACCCCTACGAGGGCGTCACCGATCCCCAGTACACCAACCTGGAGGACAAGGACCGTTACTCCTGGATGAAGGCCCCCCGCTACATGGGTGAGCCCATGGAAACCGGCCCGCTGGCCAAAGTCCTGGTGGCTTACGCCAAGGGGCACAAAGCCACGGTGAAGACCGTGGACATGGTTCTGAAGAACCTGGGCGTTGGCAAGGAAGCCCTGTTCTCCACCCTGGGCCGCACCGCTGCCCGCGGCATCGAGACCGCGGTCATCGCCGGCGAGATAGAAGGCTGGATCAAGAAGCTGGCCGCCAACGTAAAGAAAGGCGACACCAAGCTGTACCAGGACTGGAAGATGCCCGACTCCGCTCAGGGCGTGGGCTTTGTCGACGCTCCCCGCGGCGCCCTGTCCCACTGGATCGACATCAAGGGCGGCAAGATCAACAACTTCCAGTTGGTCGTGCCCTCCACCTGGAGCCTTGGGCCCCGCTGCGCGGCCGGCAAGCTCTCCCCGGTGGAAGAAGCCCTGGTCGGCACCCCGATCGCCGATCCCAAGCGCCCGGTTGAAATCCTGCGCACCATCCACTCCTTCGACCCCTGCATCGCCTGCGGCGTGCACGTGATCGAGCCGGAGTCCAACGAGGTGCTCAGCTTCAAGGTGCTGTAAGCCTTGGATTGATTCGCATTGAAGAGGGGCCGCGAGAGCGGCCCCTTTATTATTTCCAGAATACGATTCTTACTTGCCACACAGCAATAAGATTTCCCTTCCAGCAGGCGTGAGCTTCACCTTGGCATGCTGCAATAGTCCCACTGATTTTCCTGATTCCACCACTGTGACTAAAGTATCGCTCAAGCGCAAAAGCGGTTCTTCCCCTTCGTCACATGCAACAAGAAGCGTGGATTCGTTCATCCACTGTTGCTTGTCTGTAGGAGCCTTCCAGTCCAGGTAGTCGCCGGCGTCTGAAATCCTTTTGAGCATGTCGAGAAGAATGTTGTCACTCATTACGCCTCCACACCATGACGATAAATACAGGCCACCAAAGACTACCTCAATCCTCCGCTCCACAGTCGCAGAAGCAGACTGGCCGTGATGGAGCAATGCGGGACACCGGGCCGGTCTTATAGAATTTGAGCCCTGAGTACACACTGGACCACAGGGTAACGTATTCGCCATTCGCCCCTCTCAGGTCGTCAGGGAGCCAAACCCTTTTGATGCGATGTCCAACCATCTCTTCCGGCAGCTTCGCCCGGAGAACCCGTCCCGAAAGTGCGGCCTCTACCCATTCTTTTCCCTTCCCCGCCTTCACGCGAATCCGCACCGTTTGTCTGCTTTCCAGGGGTGCGGAAAAGGTCAACACAAGGTCGGATTTGTCTTCTTCAAAGCGGACCAGCCTTGGCATCTCAGTATAGCTGTCATCACTCTCTTCCGGTTGCAGGAACACGAAAGCCGGACCCACTATCGGCTTCCCGTCTGATCCGTATGCCCCCATGGGCGTTTCAAGCCCGGACGTCCAGTTTTCGGCTCCTGGCCAATCAACACCTCGGGTAAAGTCCACCGGGCAGCCCCTCGGCGTTTCTCCTGTCAGACGCATGTCGCCCCTGTTTGGATCCACGAATTCAGCCCCAGGATCGAACACCCCCCTGGCTTCCTGATGGTTGTCCACGATTTTAGGCGGCCAAGGGATGTTGGTCAGGTCACAGTCGAAGCTGACCCTTGGGTTCCACCCTCCAGGCATGAAGCCGTTTCCCAGGAAACGTTCGTCCCCGGTGTTGCCATCAGTGAAAGGCCGGAGCACAGCTGGTGGCAGGGGGCACCCAGCCTCCCTGTCCTGCGAAGCCGAGGCTGGCAGCGAATTTCTGAACAGCACCGCGTTGTTGCGGTGGGTGAGAAACGTTGTCGCCCCGTCCTTTATGAGCGAATTATAGAGAGAATAGCTGTTGTTGAAGGCGAACACCGGACGAGAGGGCATCACTCCATCCGAGTCGTATTTGTAAACCTTACCTCCACGGTTCGGGTCCAGTTGGGAGCCTGGCTTGTCCGTTACCCATCCGGTATTGGCGAAATAGTACCAGAACCCTCCGGCCACCTCGTCCAGGGAGAACCAGGCATGGGCATTGTGGATTGCGTTGTGATGCAGCCACCAATTGGTGGCCGAGCGTTCTGGTTCAACAGGATTGTCGCGTATACGCAGCATGCGGTTCCCATAAATTTCCACGTTGTGGTTTTGTGATTTCTCCTTCTTCTTGTCGGCCTTCAGGCGTACAGCATTGAAAGCATCGCAGATGGTATTGTTGCGGAGCACCACGCTGCCCGATATCCCAACACTGCCGAAGATTCCGCCATTGTAGTAGAAGTAGCGCTTACGCTTTGAATCAAGCCAAAGCAGATCACGCCACATGGACCCAGTGGGGTCCTGGCGCCAGTGGATGCTCTCCAGCAGGATATGGTGGGTGGCCTGCCCCCGGGCATACACCAAATAGCGGCTGTCCACGGCAGCCACATTGCGAACGGTGATGTAGGATGAGTTCTCGATATAGAGGAAGGTGGGCCAGCAGCTCTCTACCGAGAAATTCTCGAATTCGATCCAGGCGCAGTCCGAGAGTTTGAAAAAAGCGAAGTGTTTCATCTCAGGGAGCATGGAGTCGTGCGGCACGCCGCCCAGGCCACCGTTCAGCACCGTTGCGGTTCCGAGGCCCCGGATGGTGATGGGCACTTCTGGGACCCCCTTGAGCTCGTTTATTTTCACCGGCCGGCAGGTTGGAGGGTTGCCGGATTCTTCATCGAACAGGATCGGCGGCCAGTATTTTCCAGGCAGAAGCTGGAGGATGTCTCCGGGCCGCACACAGGAGAGCGCATCGCTTATCGTGTGAGTGGTGAAAAGCAGATCCTTGCCACTGACATGAACCATGCGGCAATCGCCCTTGTAGGTTATGTACAGGATTCGGCGCCCGTTCTCGACCCAATACGGAAGGGGGAAGATGTCGTCTCGCATCCTGGCTCCTGTTTTCACTATAGATCGATTAATAGATATAGTAACACAACTAATTATACGTTCTATCAAATAAAGCACGGACGTCATGTTGAGTCAATCTCTTTGAAACCTCCGCCAGGCTTGCCCCCGGGAGATTTGCCGGGCATGATGTTTTGCATCTTTCATCTGGGAGCGGACATGGACGAAAAGCGCAGGATTCTGGTGCTCGGCGTGGGCAACATTCTCTACACCGACGAAGGCGTGGGCGTGCGTTGCATGGAAAAGCTGGAGAGTGAATACGAGTTCTCGGACAACGTGACTCTGATGGACGGAGGGACGCTCGGCATGCGCCTGATGGATGCCCTTCTCAACTGCGATACGGCAATCGTGCTGGACGCGGTCCTGGGCGGACAGGAACCGGGCACCATCTACCGCTGCACCGGGGATGAGCTTCGCAAGTCCTTGGCGTTCAAGGATTCCATGCACCAGTCCGACCTGGTGGACACCCTTATCTATTGCGACCTGATCGGCAAACGTCCGGATGCTGTGGTCATAGGCATCGAACCGCACGACTACCAGACCATGTGCGTGGAGGTGTCCGAGGTGCTGGCAGGCAGGTTAGACGACATGGCCGCGTTCGCGCTCAAGGAAGTGGAGGCGGCGGGGGGCACGTACTCAGCCCGCGCCAAGTAGTCGCCTGAACCTGTGCACCAGCACCGCCCGCTTTAAACAGTATCCGCTCTGGAGGCCACATGCCATTCGTCCGCATGCTTGCGGTGTTCGCCGCAGCCACTCTTCTCACGACCCACGTCTGGGCCGCCGAGGCCAAGCCTTACCGCCTGACCATCCTGCACACCAACGACATCCACGCCCGCATCGCCGAGTTCAATAGCTTCGGCCAGACCTGCACCCCCGACGAATCCGCCAAGGGAGAGTGCTTCGGCGGCTACCCGCGCATCGCCGCCACGGTGGAAGCGGCCCGCAAGCAAGGCGGCAACCTGCTCCTGCTCGACGCGGGCGACCAGTTCCAGGGGACACTCTTCTACACCGCGCTCAAGGGCAAGCCCAGCCGGGACGCCATGAACACCCTGCGCTATTCGGCCATGACCTTGGGCAACCACGAGTTCGACGACGGCCCAAAGATGCTGGCGGACACTTTCCTTACGGGCCTTTCCGTCCCTGTCCTGGCCGCCAACGTAGACGCCACGGCCGAGGCGTCCCTCAAGGGGAAATTCAAGCCCTGGTCCATCTTCACCATGGGGGGCAGAAAGATCGCGGTCATCGGTATCGCCAACGAGGACATCGCCAAGCTCTCCAACCCTGGCCCGGACATGACTTTCACGAAAGCGGACGAACCGCTGCGCCAGGCTGTGAAAGACGTTGCCGCCCAGGGAGCGGACATCGTGGTGGCACTCACTCACGTGGGTTTGCAGCGTGACAGGGAACTGGCTGCCAATGTTGAAGGCATCGACGTCATCGTTGGCGGGCACAGCCACAGCCTGCTCTCCAACACCGACCCAAAAGCGGCCGGGCCGTATCCCGTGGTGGCGTCCTCTCCTTCCGGCAGGCCCGTGCTCATCGTTCAGGCGGAAGCCTGGGGGAAGTACCTGGGCGACCTGACCGTGGATTTCGATTCGAAAGGAATTCCCGTGGCCTGGGCCGGTGCGCCGATCACCCTCAACGCCACGAAACCGCAGGACCAGGCCATGCTGGCCAAAGTATCGGCCTGGCAGGAAGAGCTGAAGCCTCTCCTGGGCCAGCCCGTGGGCAAGCTCACCGAACCTCTTCTGGCGGATTGCAGGCATGGAGAGTGCGGCCTTGGTGACGTCATGGCCGACGCGGTCCGCCTTTCGGCAAAGAGCCAGGGCGTTCGGGCCGCGTTCATCAACAGCGGGGCCGTGAGAGCCGGGCTTAAGGCCGGGGATGTGAGCCTGGGCGACCTGCTCACGGTCTATCCCTTCACGGACAACGTGGCCACCTTCGAGCTCTCCGGCAAGGACCTCCTGGAGGTGCTGGAATACAGCGTGGGCCTGGCCACCCAATCCGGGGCCTCGGGCTCCGGGCGGTTCCTGCAGTTGTCGGGACTTAAAATTTCCTTCGACCCGCGCAAGCCAGTGGGACAACGGATCGTCACCGCGGAGATATTGGACCCGGATGGGGGCTACTCGCCGGTGGGCCCGGAAAAGTCCTATCCTCTGGCTTCAAGCGGCTATTTGCTCAAGGGCGGCGATGGATACGCCATGCTCAAAGAGAAGGCTAAACGGGTTTACGCCTTCGGTATGCCCATAAGCGACGCCCTGGCCGACTACTTCTCCAGCCACTCCCCCCTTTCTCCGAGGCTGGAGGGACGCATCGTCAACCTGGGGAATGCGTTGACGAAATAACTGAACTCGAGCGAGTTACTCCGCCTCTCTACTATTTGGGGGATCATTCATTTGAAAGCTAAAAGCATATTTATCCCGGCCGAGGAGAACGCCTCACCCGTGCCAGGAGAATCAGTAATCCTAATGATCATAGTTGTCATAGGCTTTATACTGCGTTTCGCCTGGCTGGATTCCCCAACCCTTATGCGTGACGAGGCTCTCGTGCTGTTGGCAGCGGAGCAAAGCCCGCTCTTCATCCTCATTCGCGCCCTTGCCACTGATGCGCACCCCCCATACTTCTATTACCTATCCAAGTTACTCCTGCTTTTCGGCCATTCCGATTTCGCAACCCGTTTCTTTCCAGCCCTGGCCGGAACTGCAGCAGTCTTTTTTCTGCATCGCTTTGCGGCACGCCTGATCTCACGTGAATCCGCACTTATTGCGGCAGCATTGCTGGCCGGGTATTTTCTGCACATCCAAATTTCGCGTACAGTGAGACCCCATCCTTACATCGTCTGCCTCACCATCGTTTCCCTTTCCTGGCTCCTGGATTTTTTGCGCGCCCCTTGCCGCAAAAATCTGATAAAGCTTACCTGTCTCAATCTGGCACTTTTACTCTTCCACTTCAACGCGCTGCTTGTTGTGGGCTCACAGATGTTCCTCGTAGGATGTCTACTTCCCGGATCGTGGCGGTCGCAAATCCGATCTAACCTCATACAATTTCTAATGATAAGTTGCGTGTCTATGGCTGTAAATCTTCCCATGTTCATCTACAGACTGGGAAAATTCCCTGGATTTGACCTGAACATCTCCATGCTGTGGACCCTGGAACGAAGTATCACCAATTTGAACAAATTGATGGCAATCTTCCCCTCCGAGACTTCAAATATAGCCGGGTGGCTATTGTTCGGTTTGGGCATGGGGCTTCTTTTTTCTAAGAATTGTTTTGCGTTCTTTTTTCTTGCTTCTAGCATCTTTCTTCCGATTATTGCTCTTATTCTCGCCAAGTACGGATTATTCTATGAACCTTGGCATCTATCTTTCATCATTCCATGCTTGTTGACGGTTTGTGCACACTCTCTTGTATGGCTCTTACGCATTCAATTTCTTGTCAAGGCAGCGGCTCTCGCCATCCCAATTTGCGCTGCTGTGACCATCTTTCTGTCACGCTACGATGCACTCTATTCTATACAAGCTTCAATCTTCGGATATGAGGAATGCAACAAGAAGATCGCCTTAGAGTTGCCACGCGGGTTGGGAAATCCACATTCTGTTTTGTTCAACCAAATTTTTGAGCTCAACTTTGTCAATTGGTACACTCGCCAGTTCTCATCACTTAATCTTAACCACAATTCCCTCACGCCAAAAGATTCCAATGTAAACCTTGCCCTGGTGGCCAGTGGCCCCATCTATTCTGACGCGGACAACCCAGTTGAGGTTGCCCGGAGGGCCCAACAACTTCTGACTGACTTCGGCAAGGAATACAGCATTGACACACTCTCTTGTTCAACAATCCACCGTTGGAATTACGCCAGATCTCCAGGCATCCGCTTGAACTCATATCCAGCAAAAACGAGTTTTACGGCCTATGCACCCGAGTTTCTGAAGAAGGTCTGGCAGGCCCAGGACGTGCAAATATACTTATCTCCCTTGGCGCATGTGATTTTCCCTTCCGCCTTTGACACCCCAGGAAGCTTCACTGTCCGATATCAGAACGACACACCTGTTCCAACCACAGATATAACCCTTGATCTGCACTACGCATTGGAAGGAAGTGGCAACAGTATGGTTGTGACTTGTTCCTTTGATGACGCTCTAGCACAGGAAGTGTTCTCCTCTTCGGCCCAGGCCGGAACACATCCTAAACGAATTATTCTACGCGCACCCAACCCATATCGAACCGTGGATGTGACTTGCACCATGACCTCCTCTAGTCTCACTCCTAGTTTCTACACCATGAGCAACGCAGTGAGTTTCAGCAAGATGGAACTGACCATCTTGCCTACTCCGCCAGAGGAGTTCCTCCTTGACCTACCAGTTGCCATACGTGACCTATCTCAGGTTGAAAGCACACCCGAGGGCTCCTATCGTTGGGGAAGCGGGCCAGAAACAACACTTCGTTTTAACGTGCCAAAATCTGGACGCATACGTTTAGAAATGGGACTAAACAACCCAATCCCTGGGCAAGGATTCACGGTGCTTATCAACGATTCCATTGTAAAGCGCCTGGAGAACTTACCCGCAGCCCCTTGGCTCCAGAACGCTAAAAGCGTACTTCTCGATGTCGACGTTAAGGCAGGAGATAATACGTTGGTTCTGCGCTATGACCTCTGGAACGGTAAACCCCAAGCTTCACCTGCTGTCAACTTCGCACCAGGAGACGGTCGGGCTTTGGCCATGGCCTTCACCAGCTTGCGCTTACTTGCCCCAGAATTTGCAGGGACATCCCTGTCTGTTGAAGACTATTAGTCCAAAGAGTATCCAATTGTGTCGACGCTTGACGCCCCACCGTCATGCTCCTAGCATCCGCCGCCGTGAGTAAATCCCCTCTTTTCAGGTCCCTGCGGCACCCCAACTACAAGCTCTACTTCTGCGGCCAGCTCGTCTCTTTAACCGGCACCTGGATGCAGTCCACTGCGCAAGGATGGCTTGTCTACAGGATTACCGGGTCGAGCCTGGCTCTTGGAGTGGTTGGGTTCGCGGCCATGATCCCGATTCTTCTCTTCGGGCTGTTCGGCGGGGTGCTGGCCGACCGTTTTCCCAAACGCAGCCTCCTGGTCTGGGCTCAGGCCCTGGCATTGGTCCAGGCCACCGCCCTCTGCCTGCTCACGCTGTCTGGCCATATCGAAGTGTGGCATATCGTGCTGTGCGCCGCATTCTTGGGCCTGGTGAACGCATTGGAAATCCCCACGCGCCATTCCTTCGTGGTGGAGATGGTCGGCAAGGAGGACCTGCATAACGCCATCGCGCTCAATTCCTCGATCTTCCATCTGGCCCGGGTGGTCGGCCCGACCTTGGCCGGATTACTCGTGGGCTGGGTGGGTGAAGGCTGGTGCTTCGGCTTAAATGCCGTAAGCTTTCTCGCTGTGATAGCGAGCCTTCTGGCCATGCGCCTTGAACTAGCCACAGTTGCACGACGTGAGGCCGGGGTGCGCGAGCACCTGATGGAAGGAATCCGCTACGCCTGGAGTACCCCCCTGGTGAGGTCCATCCTGCTGCTCATATCCATGGCCAGCCTGTTGGGAGCATCAGGCATTGTCCTCTTGCCCGCATTCGCCGGAGACGTGTTCAAGGCCGGTCCCCAGGGGCTGGGCTACCTGACCGCATCCTCGGGTGCTGGCAGCATCGCGGGTGCGCTGTACATGGCCAGCCGGGGAGAAGCCAAAGGGCTGCGCAGCCTGGCCATGTGGGGCTGCGCCGGGCTTGGCGCGGCTCTGGTCCTGTTCGCCCAGGCGCCGCACTACTGGATTGCCGTGGCGCTTATCGCCCCTTCGGGCTTTTGCCTTATGGTGCTCATGCCCAGCTGCAACACCATGCTCCAACTGGCTGCTCCGGACGGGATGCGCGGACGGGTGATGTCCCTCTACACCATGCTCTACATGGGGGTTGCGCCGTTCGGCGCGCTCCTGGCCGGAAGCCTGGCCCAGTGGCTGGGCGCTCCCCTGGCCGTGACCATACTCGGAGCTGGATGCCTGATCGGAGCCCTGGGACCGGGACGGTCAATCCACAAGGCTTGACATCTTTGTACCGTAGTGTGCGTTTGTGTGGTGGTAGAGCAGACACAACATATCGTTACCCTGTTTATCCTGGAACCTTCGCATCAGCAGATTCAAGTAGAGAGACCTATTACTCATTCTTTCAATTGATCGAAGAGAATAATCACGCTTGAATGCTTATTCTTGAACATATAACTATCATTTCTCCAGACGCCCCCCCCACAACAACACCAACTTCTTACGTCTCAGAAGAGTTCCTGCATACCTTGTTAAATCGTGAGATATTTACACTTGTAAACATCTAGAACTCAACGTGGTTGTTTAAAAAAGATGCTCCCGTCCTTTTGGAAGAGTTGGGCGCCGCTACCTATAAGTCTGACTCTTACGGTTGTATCGTTGGGGTTAAGTTTGTCAGCAGAGAAGCCGTAGCGAGCCCCGACAGGCGACCATTGTCCATCGTCTTGATACTTCACCATATTTGCAAGGGGAACCCAGGCCCCCTCCAAAAATGC
This window contains:
- a CDS encoding 5'-nucleotidase C-terminal domain-containing protein is translated as MPFVRMLAVFAAATLLTTHVWAAEAKPYRLTILHTNDIHARIAEFNSFGQTCTPDESAKGECFGGYPRIAATVEAARKQGGNLLLLDAGDQFQGTLFYTALKGKPSRDAMNTLRYSAMTLGNHEFDDGPKMLADTFLTGLSVPVLAANVDATAEASLKGKFKPWSIFTMGGRKIAVIGIANEDIAKLSNPGPDMTFTKADEPLRQAVKDVAAQGADIVVALTHVGLQRDRELAANVEGIDVIVGGHSHSLLSNTDPKAAGPYPVVASSPSGRPVLIVQAEAWGKYLGDLTVDFDSKGIPVAWAGAPITLNATKPQDQAMLAKVSAWQEELKPLLGQPVGKLTEPLLADCRHGECGLGDVMADAVRLSAKSQGVRAAFINSGAVRAGLKAGDVSLGDLLTVYPFTDNVATFELSGKDLLEVLEYSVGLATQSGASGSGRFLQLSGLKISFDPRKPVGQRIVTAEILDPDGGYSPVGPEKSYPLASSGYLLKGGDGYAMLKEKAKRVYAFGMPISDALADYFSSHSPLSPRLEGRIVNLGNALTK
- a CDS encoding glycosyltransferase family 39 protein, yielding MIIVVIGFILRFAWLDSPTLMRDEALVLLAAEQSPLFILIRALATDAHPPYFYYLSKLLLLFGHSDFATRFFPALAGTAAVFFLHRFAARLISRESALIAAALLAGYFLHIQISRTVRPHPYIVCLTIVSLSWLLDFLRAPCRKNLIKLTCLNLALLLFHFNALLVVGSQMFLVGCLLPGSWRSQIRSNLIQFLMISCVSMAVNLPMFIYRLGKFPGFDLNISMLWTLERSITNLNKLMAIFPSETSNIAGWLLFGLGMGLLFSKNCFAFFFLASSIFLPIIALILAKYGLFYEPWHLSFIIPCLLTVCAHSLVWLLRIQFLVKAAALAIPICAAVTIFLSRYDALYSIQASIFGYEECNKKIALELPRGLGNPHSVLFNQIFELNFVNWYTRQFSSLNLNHNSLTPKDSNVNLALVASGPIYSDADNPVEVARRAQQLLTDFGKEYSIDTLSCSTIHRWNYARSPGIRLNSYPAKTSFTAYAPEFLKKVWQAQDVQIYLSPLAHVIFPSAFDTPGSFTVRYQNDTPVPTTDITLDLHYALEGSGNSMVVTCSFDDALAQEVFSSSAQAGTHPKRIILRAPNPYRTVDVTCTMTSSSLTPSFYTMSNAVSFSKMELTILPTPPEEFLLDLPVAIRDLSQVESTPEGSYRWGSGPETTLRFNVPKSGRIRLEMGLNNPIPGQGFTVLINDSIVKRLENLPAAPWLQNAKSVLLDVDVKAGDNTLVLRYDLWNGKPQASPAVNFAPGDGRALAMAFTSLRLLAPEFAGTSLSVEDY
- a CDS encoding MFS transporter, with the translated sequence MLLASAAVSKSPLFRSLRHPNYKLYFCGQLVSLTGTWMQSTAQGWLVYRITGSSLALGVVGFAAMIPILLFGLFGGVLADRFPKRSLLVWAQALALVQATALCLLTLSGHIEVWHIVLCAAFLGLVNALEIPTRHSFVVEMVGKEDLHNAIALNSSIFHLARVVGPTLAGLLVGWVGEGWCFGLNAVSFLAVIASLLAMRLELATVARREAGVREHLMEGIRYAWSTPLVRSILLLISMASLLGASGIVLLPAFAGDVFKAGPQGLGYLTASSGAGSIAGALYMASRGEAKGLRSLAMWGCAGLGAALVLFAQAPHYWIAVALIAPSGFCLMVLMPSCNTMLQLAAPDGMRGRVMSLYTMLYMGVAPFGALLAGSLAQWLGAPLAVTILGAGCLIGALGPGRSIHKA